The following are from one region of the uncultured Campylobacter sp. genome:
- a CDS encoding amino acid ABC transporter ATP-binding protein, which yields MAIKFKNLTKSFGEQKVLEGIDLEIADGQTTVIVGSSGSGKSTLLRCINLLEIPEEGELELDGEKIKFGGKISPKELLPFRRRTGMVFQGFHLFPHLTVLQNVIEGPTQVLGADKQTAINKALELLGKVGMADKQNAYPNRLSGGQSQRVAIARALAMDPSFLLLDEPTSALDPELEAEVLKVVIALAREKKSLVIVTHNMNFARKVADRILFLDKGKIAFDGDVERFFASQNERIMSFISAMDIRFLKF from the coding sequence ATGGCGATAAAATTTAAAAATTTAACCAAGAGCTTTGGCGAACAAAAGGTGCTAGAGGGCATCGACCTAGAGATCGCAGATGGGCAAACTACGGTGATCGTGGGGTCTTCTGGATCCGGTAAATCAACCCTGCTTCGCTGCATAAATTTACTCGAAATCCCCGAGGAAGGCGAACTGGAGCTAGACGGCGAGAAGATAAAATTCGGCGGCAAAATTTCGCCAAAAGAGCTACTGCCCTTTCGCAGACGAACGGGGATGGTATTTCAGGGGTTTCATCTGTTTCCGCACCTAACGGTTTTGCAAAACGTGATCGAAGGACCGACTCAGGTACTTGGTGCCGACAAGCAAACGGCGATAAATAAAGCCCTCGAGCTGCTAGGCAAGGTCGGCATGGCCGACAAGCAAAACGCCTATCCAAACAGACTCTCGGGCGGTCAGAGCCAGCGCGTGGCGATAGCTAGAGCGCTAGCGATGGATCCGTCGTTTTTGCTACTAGATGAACCGACTAGCGCGCTAGATCCGGAGCTAGAAGCCGAGGTGCTAAAAGTCGTCATAGCCCTAGCCAGAGAGAAAAAATCCCTCGTCATCGTCACGCATAATATGAATTTCGCTCGCAAAGTCGCGGATAGGATTTTGTTTTTGGATAAAGGCAAGATCGCGTTTGACGGCGATGTGGAGAGATTTTTCGCTAGCCAAAACGAGCGCATAATGAGCTTTATCTCGGCGATGGATATAAGATTTTTGAAATTTTAG
- a CDS encoding amino acid ABC transporter substrate-binding protein, translating into MKISNLFKAAAILALGLNLHAKTIKEGVLTVATEGTYAPFSFYDEKGELTGYDVDVARAVAKKLNLKIEFLTAPWDAMLAAFDAGKADAVFNQVSITEERKKKYELSEPYTVTYGAIIVRKDNDSIKSFADLNGKKNADSATSNWAKVAASYGAQNVTVDSFAKSMELLIAGRVDSVLRDNIVFLDFTKNQPAAPVKIAAVGNEKDYIGVAVQKGNAELTERINKALAELKAEGKLKEISQKYFGKDVSE; encoded by the coding sequence ATGAAAATTTCAAATTTATTTAAAGCCGCGGCGATCCTGGCTTTGGGGCTAAATTTGCACGCTAAAACGATCAAAGAAGGCGTGCTAACCGTCGCCACCGAGGGCACTTACGCGCCGTTTTCGTTCTATGACGAAAAAGGCGAGCTAACCGGCTACGACGTGGACGTCGCAAGAGCCGTGGCCAAGAAGCTAAATTTAAAAATCGAATTTTTAACCGCGCCTTGGGACGCGATGCTAGCGGCGTTTGACGCGGGCAAGGCAGACGCGGTGTTTAACCAAGTAAGCATTACCGAGGAGCGAAAGAAAAAATACGAACTTAGCGAGCCATATACCGTTACTTACGGCGCGATCATCGTTCGCAAGGACAACGACTCGATAAAAAGCTTCGCCGACTTAAACGGCAAGAAAAATGCCGACTCGGCTACTAGCAACTGGGCTAAAGTCGCCGCTAGCTACGGCGCTCAAAACGTCACGGTCGATAGCTTTGCTAAAAGTATGGAGCTGCTAATCGCAGGCCGCGTAGATAGCGTGCTGCGCGATAATATCGTGTTTTTGGACTTTACGAAAAATCAACCTGCCGCTCCGGTTAAAATCGCCGCCGTCGGAAACGAAAAAGACTACATCGGCGTAGCCGTGCAAAAGGGCAACGCCGAGCTAACCGAGCGGATAAACAAAGCCCTAGCCGAACTAAAGGCCGAGGGCAAGCTAAAAGAAATCTCGCAAAAATATTTCGGCAAGGACGTTTCGGAGTAA
- a CDS encoding amino acid ABC transporter substrate-binding protein, whose translation MKNLLKSSLLTLAGLALLTNANAKTIQEGVLKVATEGTYSPYSFHNEKGELTGYDVDIAKAVADKLGLKVEFVEAPWDAMLAAFDAGKADVVFNQVSITDERKKKYEFSEPYTVPRAVLITHKDTQDIKGFDDLKGKKSAHSATSNWAQIAEKHGAQVVVVDGFSKGVELIAQKRADATINDDVTFLDYVKQRPNAPIKVVFTGEAIPTAALAHKDNAELIAQINKALGELKSSGKLKEISEKYFGKNISE comes from the coding sequence ATGAAAAACTTACTAAAATCTTCTCTACTTACTTTGGCGGGCTTAGCCCTTTTAACTAACGCAAACGCAAAAACCATCCAAGAAGGCGTCTTAAAGGTCGCGACCGAAGGCACGTATTCGCCGTATTCTTTTCACAACGAAAAGGGCGAACTAACCGGCTACGACGTAGATATCGCAAAAGCCGTCGCCGATAAACTAGGGCTTAAAGTCGAATTCGTCGAAGCTCCGTGGGACGCGATGCTAGCGGCTTTTGACGCGGGCAAGGCAGACGTGGTGTTTAACCAAGTAAGCATCACCGACGAGCGAAAGAAAAAATACGAATTTAGCGAGCCTTATACCGTTCCTCGCGCGGTTTTGATAACTCACAAAGATACGCAAGACATCAAAGGCTTTGACGATCTAAAAGGCAAGAAAAGCGCGCATTCGGCCACTAGCAACTGGGCGCAGATAGCAGAGAAGCACGGCGCGCAGGTCGTCGTCGTAGACGGCTTTAGCAAGGGCGTAGAGCTAATCGCCCAAAAGCGCGCGGACGCTACGATAAACGACGACGTGACCTTTCTTGATTACGTCAAGCAAAGACCTAACGCGCCTATCAAGGTCGTATTTACCGGAGAGGCGATACCTACCGCCGCGCTCGCGCACAAGGATAACGCCGAGCTAATCGCGCAGATAAATAAGGCTCTTGGCGAACTAAAATCTAGTGGCAAACTAAAAGAAATCTCCGAAAAATATTTCGGTAAAAATATCTCCGAATGA
- a CDS encoding PLP-dependent aspartate aminotransferase family protein, with protein MKLDTLIVKGIEAKHNPFGAVVPPVYLATTFVQEGLDGFGEFAYSRGANPTKQAFDELFAKVEGSKYAFSFGSGMAATAAAFSLLKTGDKVLLNNNVYGGTFRYVSNVFASQGISYEAVDDLNLLEEKDIAEDVRAIFIETPSNPLLRVTDIRRIADIAHKRGILVIADNTFLTPYYQKLFDFGVDIVVYSATKYIGGHADAIAGIVTVNDDALAEKIKFARNTFGGIISPMDAYYLIRGLKTLSVRFDRQTQNTHKIIEFLKSHEAVDAVHYAGSHSQLEKQIQARQASDIGAVISLELNEKYDYKIFAKSLELFDLAVSLGGVESLICQPASMTHESYPKELQDKIGIKPNLLRLAIGVENADDLIADLAQAIKKAKI; from the coding sequence ATGAAACTAGACACGCTAATCGTAAAAGGCATCGAGGCCAAGCATAACCCTTTTGGAGCCGTCGTGCCGCCCGTTTATCTGGCGACGACGTTCGTGCAAGAGGGCCTAGACGGCTTTGGCGAGTTTGCTTACTCGCGCGGCGCAAATCCGACTAAACAGGCGTTTGACGAGCTTTTTGCTAAGGTAGAGGGCAGCAAATACGCATTTAGCTTCGGCTCGGGAATGGCGGCGACGGCAGCGGCTTTTAGCCTGCTAAAAACGGGCGATAAGGTGCTGCTAAACAACAACGTCTACGGCGGCACTTTCCGCTACGTTAGCAACGTCTTTGCATCGCAGGGCATAAGCTACGAGGCGGTGGACGATTTAAATTTACTAGAGGAAAAAGATATCGCAGAGGACGTGAGAGCGATATTTATCGAGACGCCCTCAAATCCGCTGCTACGCGTAACCGACATCCGCCGTATCGCAGACATCGCGCACAAAAGAGGCATCCTGGTGATCGCTGATAATACTTTTCTAACGCCTTATTATCAAAAGCTTTTTGACTTTGGCGTAGATATCGTAGTTTATAGCGCGACAAAATATATCGGCGGACACGCGGACGCGATCGCTGGCATCGTCACGGTAAACGACGACGCGCTAGCCGAAAAGATAAAATTTGCCAGAAACACGTTTGGCGGCATAATCAGCCCGATGGACGCTTATTATCTGATAAGAGGCCTTAAAACCCTTAGCGTGCGCTTTGACCGCCAGACGCAAAATACGCATAAAATCATCGAATTTTTAAAATCGCACGAAGCGGTTGACGCGGTGCACTACGCGGGATCGCACTCGCAGCTGGAAAAGCAGATCCAAGCCCGCCAAGCAAGCGATATCGGCGCGGTTATATCGCTAGAGCTAAACGAAAAATACGACTATAAAATTTTTGCTAAATCTCTAGAGCTTTTTGATCTAGCCGTGAGTCTTGGCGGCGTGGAGAGCCTCATCTGCCAGCCCGCGTCCATGACACACGAATCATACCCCAAAGAGCTGCAAGATAAAATCGGCATAAAGCCTAATCTACTGCGCCTTGCTATCGGCGTAGAAAACGCGGACGACCTGATCGCCGACCTGGCGCAGGCGATAAAAAAGGCTAAAATTTAA
- a CDS encoding amino acid ABC transporter permease: MEVNLDTERINRIIELVSSSLLPMLEALAKVTIPLTLASFACGLIIAVITAIARLSNVKILRWIFGGYVWIFRGTPLLVQLFIVFFGLPSIGVTLDTWSAAIIAFSLNVGAYASESVRAAILSVPKGQWEAATSLGMTHAQILRRIIAPQAVRISLPPLSNTFIGLVKDTSLAASITMVDMFMVAQRIAARTYEPLLLYVLAALIYLVVCTLLTFLQGRLEKRTSRYV; encoded by the coding sequence ATGGAGGTAAATTTGGACACGGAACGCATAAACCGCATAATCGAGCTTGTCTCAAGCTCGCTGCTGCCGATGCTAGAAGCCCTAGCTAAGGTCACGATACCGCTCACGCTGGCGTCTTTTGCCTGCGGGCTGATTATCGCCGTGATAACCGCTATCGCGCGCCTTTCAAACGTGAAAATTTTACGATGGATTTTTGGTGGCTACGTTTGGATATTTCGCGGCACGCCGCTTTTAGTGCAGCTTTTTATCGTATTTTTCGGGCTTCCTTCTATCGGCGTTACGCTTGATACGTGGAGCGCGGCGATCATCGCTTTTAGCCTAAACGTCGGCGCCTACGCGTCCGAGTCGGTGAGGGCGGCGATCCTATCGGTGCCTAAGGGGCAGTGGGAGGCGGCGACCTCGCTAGGTATGACGCACGCGCAAATTTTACGCCGTATCATCGCGCCTCAGGCTGTACGTATATCGCTGCCGCCGTTATCAAATACCTTCATCGGGCTAGTTAAAGACACCTCGCTGGCTGCATCCATAACGATGGTGGATATGTTTATGGTCGCCCAGCGCATCGCCGCTCGCACCTACGAGCCGCTGCTGCTTTACGTGCTGGCCGCGCTTATTTATTTGGTCGTTTGCACGCTGCTTACCTTTTTGCAAGGAAGGCTTGAAAAACGAACATCAAGGTACGTGTGA